The genome window AAAGTCAGCCGTGTCTGAGCTGCTAGGGAACGCTTCTCTTCTTCCGTGGGGTAGGGATGCtgtggaaaaaataataaaaataaaatcaatttgctTTTTCAGTATCATCCAGTACAAACAAATTCTGTGTGATTGTGCTGTTTAGTCTTCAAATGTTTAGATTGGACAGTTTGTAATTTGGAATCTGCAATCtgatattatttgaattttggACTATAATATCGGGAACCTCGAATTTAGAAAGTGGAGCCTGGTTTCCAAATATGTATTTGGAatctgaaattttaaatatggaCTTTGGAAACTAAAGTATGGAATTTGGAAtatgaaatttaaaatatacattttggAATGTAAAATATAGATTTTGGATAGTGAAATCTGTAATTTGGAAAATAAAATCTCGAATTTTCCACAATAAAATCTGGATTTTGCATAGTGGCATTTAGAATCTGGATTTATATATAAAATCTAGATTTTTGACAATGGAATCTGGAATTTAGTAACTGGAATTTAGAATCTGGAATAAAAACATCTGGAATTTATACTATAGAATCTGGGAAATAAAATCTAGAATGTTGACTATGGAATGTAGAATATAAAATCAGGAATTTTGACTATGGACTatgaaatcttaaaaatataatCTCGAATTTGGATTATGGAATCTAAAATCTGGAATATAAAATCTGGGATTTTTAATATAGAATCTGGAATATAGAATCTGGAATCTGGCATTTTCACTATGGAATCTGGGATATAAAATCTGGAATTTTGACTATGGCCTATGAAATCTGGAAAATATAATCTCGAATTTGGATTATGGAATCTAAAATCTGGAATTTTTAATATAGAATCTGGAATTTTTAATATAGAATCTGGAATTAGTACTATGGAATCTAGAATCTGGAATTTTGACTATGGAATATAGAATCTGGAATTTTGACTATGGAATATAGAATCTGGAATtttgatatcaattaaaattaattcagcAATTCACAATTTTCTCTATAGAATCTGGAATTTAGATACAAATTACTTAACCACTCACCACAAGGTGCTGAAACAGCCAGGCTCTCATGACCTGTGTCGCGTGTCGCGGCAGCACGCCGCGCTTGCCGCTCGCGTCGTCACCTTCGTCTTCTGGCGGCGGCGAACCGGATACTGAGGAGCAGGAGTTGTTGGAGTTCGTTCCTGgaaataataaacgaataataactCCATTGACGAGTTGTTGCAGTTCATCCCTGGTTTTTTACcagggttcgaaattatcaagataattacgctTCGTGATAATTATCAGATAATTATCGGATAATTATCAACAGTGTAAGATACATTTGTCATATTGTTTCATAAGAAATTCTGATGTTACATTGAGAATGTTGCTTTATGTTTTTGGTTACTGATTGTTGTCAAATTATCCATCGCTAATCGCATAAACCGTTGTGGAAAATAGATACATATTTTGACGCTAGTTAACGAGTGATCGTTATGGAGCTAAATAGATAGGTTTTAGAACTAATCTATGTTAAATAACGTCCACCACAGTCCATACTAGTTTGAAAACTTCGAATACAGTTCACTTTTATGAGCGCATTGTTTTGTTATCAACTGATAATTATCCATCTGttattatcaagataattatcattgataattatcctttcgaaccctgttttttacaaataaacattGTTAAGAAAGAGTTGGAGTTTGTCCCTGGAGTTTAATGAAACAACTTGAGTGAGAAAGAGTTATTGCGAGTTTGTATTTGGTGGTCAAATGGAGAACAAGTCACCATGACTTGTCTTAGTTAACCTCTGGAGGCtaagaataaaatataataaaattggaTCGGTCTATAACTCACAAATAAGTCCACTGTCCATctattgtaattaatttaggaaatgacattgggaactttttgccccacttttcgaaaagtgaatccaatgaatttccgtgcattttttttttctctcttatatgggttgagaaaatgaagttttaatattttattttattttacatttaggtaacatttttgacgacctcggtggcggagaggcgcacacaccggttttcaaggtgtgccgggccaatcctgaggtcccgggttcgattcccggccgggacaatatagaaaacgatcttttcacattgtctctggtttgggtgtgttgtggttcgtcgttcccgatttccataacacaaatgccttagctacttattttgggttggactaatatatgagatgttgtcttatattaatttaagtatttataatattttatttatttatattattttatttacttttattggttactctgcaatgccaaacaacataacatgtaaaaatatcaaatcattttagacaaatatattttcaacttagactcgtcatatcagaattcccatatctcacaacatagcgctttaagtgaatatacctacaagtataaagctttgaaataaaatacgtttcatctttgtccgccgtggggcattttctcatattaaagttcccaatgtcctttagGAAATGTCATAAACGTCATTTCTCTAACGCttctacacgtcccagtattacttAAACCTACCACAGCAGAGCCACTCCGAAATGCTATTTACGTAGAATCTAGgctttgcgtgagagagattccaacattcgaaacttttgataactttttttatttaattactagcggccgcccgcgacttcgtacgcgtggatcccgttttacccccttttcccgaattttctttgctataaacctcacggagcccgagacctttccaacgaatgcaaaaccgtggaaatcggttcgtgcgttctggagttatagcgtcagggaggaaaacccgacttatttttatatagtagattgaCAAAGATCTACCAACAACAATGcaatgatataatttttttgagTAACCCACCAGTGCTTcgacaataaataagtaagtaagactCGCTTTTTACCTGTGAATGAGTCCGTTGGAATCAATCCGGCTCCTATTTGACTGATCGGTGTGGAACCTTGAACGACTAGCGATGCTGAAACacaaaacacattttttatttgattatcAACTTTATTAGCTAGCGTgtatgaataaaattcaattataCTCTATAAGTTGGTTCcaaaaaagcacttttagaagTTCCAGTACAATTTTAACTTAGTCTAGCGATatttacctttatgaggtcatatCTTTTATCAGGTACTAatatcagaggtggaattgtgtaaagcaatcgttatcatttgacagttcatagcgtacgattattctgtcaaacgctttaacggattttatcgtacgttatgaacagtcaaatgattacgattgctttacacaattccacctcaggtctGCTGAAAATCAGCGTCATGGCAAAAATTGTCACGACGACTAAAGCTAAGTCagggaatattttttcacacAACCGTTGTACTTGTTCAAGTATCTTTCGAAAAATTTTTTCAATAaagttatgtattattattcttaaagtagtaaattatgtattatgtatgaTTTATGTGTGTGTTGTGTATTGTGGGCAGCAGCGTTCTCTGAAatacatcaatcttttaaagtgcgatctccaacccaagcgtggggattatggcaaaacaggtgagatacaggccaagagcttcctggtATAGTCctgtccgtgagcacgtagaatttggtcaatgaccccaagctacccatccttattgctcgcgcgtaattttgttgctatcgcgctcgcacactcactgcgggtgcccgtcgcacagtcgcgacagcaatataattacccgcgagcgataaggatgggtagctaggggtcattggataaaattctacgtgctcacagaccgggctttagtggatgaaaaaaccctccactatagtggaggaggctcatagtccagcagtggactgtaaagggctgttgatgatggtgatgtgtttgttgtatttttttatttattttattcagaaacTCAACAGCTGTTTTACAATATTCATGTTAGTTTGATGAGCATTAAATCTAAGCCAATTACAGAGTTTCCTAGCTGCTTAAATAAGTTCGtacattattacatttatcAGGTAATGAGTAATGAGTACCAAGCGCTGCATGCTCAACCATgcctaaaaaataataatcatgattgattttgtatgtatatgTTGTTCAACTTACGTGGATCTCTCGAACTAACGGGGTAAGGCAATTCGGTGTGCGGCGGGAACACCGACGGATATTGCGCGGCCGGCGCGGGAGGCGACTGCGAACAAACATTAGTCGTTAAAAAtatacctatacagggtgattttgttatcagtatccaaattttattaataagctctatagattaatttaacaatacaacttCAACTTAATTATTCTTAATCGCGGTATTTTTCGCGTAAAAAGTTATCGAAAATGTAAATCGCGGGTActcatatcttaatttttaaaggtttaggcttattttcgcgtaccattatgtctattaagttttgtaattaactgtgtgtaggtatttttcaatgaacgaagcaaattatccacgtaagccaattttgaaaccgcgcgcagcggataaaaataattaaatatggaaaaaaatattgtatttttatgtaaatcgattaagtcactgattctgagtcgctcttTGGATAGTAataacaaaatcaccctgtataataatagataaataataataataataaaatcttgttAATTTTTACACTacgccatctagtcccaaactcccaaactaagcaaagtttgttctatgaaagaaataaaaaatgttaatttagtACCAAAAAATAttccagtaggcctaggatgtgcCATTTTCTAGATTTTaatacgtttgtcgtctaaaatcattgaTATGACCCTAGCCCAGGAAGGTTCCATTTTCTATATCCAAGTTCCAGTTTCTATATTCCAGATCCCAAATTTCAGATATGGGTATTAGACTACGAATATAAAGCACACCGCAAAGTATAGAAGccggaaacatttaattttcggaatttaaactctattaataatattgaaaGATAAATAGTATAAAATGGTAAACATACATTTCATACCTGATATTGAGGAGAATTTGATGTGCTAGAGTGGTCGTCCAGAGACCCGGATAAATTGTTGTTGCTCTCTACGCCTCCTGGAAATGAAAGAAATAGTCAACTATCGGGTAGCGACGTGACTGTGACGCGACTGTAGCGCGACGGTAACGCGGCTGTGACGCAACTGAGACGCGAAGGTGGCGCGACTGTGGCTCGAGTGTACCACTGCTTTAGGACAATATTGTGGGTCAGTGCTAAGAAGTAGCGCGTTAAACTCAGTTTAACCCTGCataaaatcaagtagcagtctcataaaggtagcaggaaggcattggatgcaggccgctaccaatcgatgggcgatgtggaaatcattgggggaggcctatgttcagcagcagacgtcctgtggctgaaatgatgatgatgatgatgtcaacccagtcgagttaactgcgcacttggcagtcgtgacgtcacatggacgctctggtacggaacACGGGGAGGTGTGCAGGTGAATGGGAGGGAGTCGCATTctagccaggtgcgcagtttgCTTGATCGGGTTGTACCTAGTAGATTTGGGTCCATATTACCACCTGTAgtggtagcgggaaggcgctggatgcaggccgctaccaactgggcgatgtggaaatcattgggggagacctatgttcagcagtggacgtcctgtggctgaaatgatgatgaaaatgtgGAGATCATTGGGGGACACTTATTTTCAATAGTGGACATTCTGTGGCtgcaatgatgatgaaaatctaGTAAATATGAACGATTCACTCACCACCAGTGTAATCAGTCCTCAGCAGATTCTCGCTCTGCATCTTAGTCTTGAGGCAGGCGATGTACCGCCCGCAGAAGTCGCGGCATAGCTCTTGCACCTTCTCTAGCTCTAGCAGGTGGATCCTGAGGACCTGGAGACAAGACATAACACCATTTTAATCACAAAAAACACAGGATTAATCCCACCACTGCATCTCTTGGGTAGGCAGGATCCGCAGGTTGGCTTTTAAGGAAAACCAACAAgtaaaggccaagtttgtcccgggggaaagtcaaACTATCATTGGACTCATAACGAATCGAATCAAGGAAAAGTACTAGAAGATCGCAGCTTAGCTCCTGCACCTTCTCTAGCTCTAGCAGGTGGATCCTGAGGACCTGGAGACAAGATAGATGTTTGTAAGCCACTCCCGTTTGTACTgtagggaagtcgaaccttaacttcgaactcttcctatgttcttctgattatttcgttgcgggtccaatgacagttcaactttcccccgggcgggacaaacttgaccttcactggttgggtttttattggcggtcaagctgtagattcgaCGAACGAGGAAG of Ostrinia nubilalis chromosome 29, ilOstNubi1.1, whole genome shotgun sequence contains these proteins:
- the LOC135085733 gene encoding homeobox protein PKNOX2-like, with the protein product MQGGGAPAADADQAQFEADKRAVYKHPLFPLLALLLERCEQATAGAEPPAADAFGADLQAFVQHQRRDRRPFLVDDPEIDGLMIKSIQVLRIHLLELEKVQELCRDFCGRYIACLKTKMQSENLLRTDYTGGGVESNNNLSGSLDDHSSTSNSPQYQSPPAPAAQYPSVFPPHTELPYPVSSRDPPSLVVQGSTPISQIGAGLIPTDSFTGTNSNNSCSSVSGSPPPEDEGDDASGKRGVLPRHATQVMRAWLFQHLVHPYPTEEEKRSLAAQTRLTLLQVNNWFINARRRILQPMLDCTDKPGGKKSKNGSSINKRYWPDALSNPQFTAGLLSSSEDEDQDGDQSGDEQETRNEDSRDHTNFPPLQQPMH